Proteins encoded together in one Caldisalinibacter kiritimatiensis window:
- a CDS encoding NUDIX hydrolase, with amino-acid sequence MLFRNCAGGIVFHSDKVFLLKNEKGEWVLPKGRIRNGSLAMQTALNRVKEETGLDTEIVSTAGETSYEFFSISRQRPVCNEITWYIMESKDDKYEINEEFQDGGFFTIEEALNKITYSQDKSLVNLSYKKYLAFREEEIMV; translated from the coding sequence GTGCTGTTTAGAAATTGTGCTGGAGGTATTGTTTTTCACAGTGATAAGGTTTTTTTATTAAAAAATGAAAAGGGAGAATGGGTTCTACCAAAAGGAAGAATTCGTAACGGTTCTCTTGCGATGCAGACTGCCCTTAACAGAGTTAAGGAGGAAACTGGACTTGACACAGAGATTGTGTCAACAGCAGGAGAAACTAGTTACGAATTTTTTTCTATTTCAAGACAAAGACCAGTTTGTAATGAGATAACATGGTACATAATGGAATCTAAAGATGATAAGTATGAAATAAATGAAGAATTTCAAGATGGGGGATTTTTCACTATAGAGGAGGCACTGAACAAAATTACATATAGTCAAGATAAATCATTAGTTAACCTTTCTTATAAGAAGTATTTAGCATTTAGAGAAGAAGAGATTATGGTATAA
- a CDS encoding CrcB family protein: protein MRYLIGNWALKSFGDSFPYGTLIANVFASILIGLILEGSTNAWNLSPTTKLLLTTGLLGGLSTFSTFSYQTVTLLNNSFILGSLNIITNLFLSLLGVVLGKYIINIF, encoded by the coding sequence ATGAGGTATTTAATTGGTAATTGGGCTCTTAAATCTTTTGGTGATTCGTTTCCATATGGTACTTTAATTGCCAATGTATTTGCTAGCATACTAATTGGTCTCATATTAGAAGGAAGCACTAATGCATGGAATCTATCACCAACAACAAAGCTCTTACTTACAACAGGACTACTAGGAGGTCTTAGTACTTTCTCCACTTTTAGCTATCAAACTGTAACACTTTTAAATAATAGTTTTATATTAGGTAGTCTTAATATCATAACAAATTTATTCTTATCACTATTAGGAGTAGTTCTTGGTAAATATATAATAAATATATTTTAA
- a CDS encoding sulfite exporter TauE/SafE family protein — MILFLIGILSGIIGGMGIGGGTILIPALIFFASLKQHQAQGINLITFIPMAIVALITHFANKNIEIRLSIIIICFGLVGAFIGSTIAVSTKPDILRKLFAIFLFLMGLYEIYKKPVK; from the coding sequence ATGATACTTTTTTTAATTGGCATCCTTTCAGGTATTATAGGTGGTATGGGAATAGGTGGCGGTACTATTCTTATTCCAGCATTAATCTTTTTTGCATCTTTAAAACAACATCAAGCCCAAGGTATAAACCTTATAACCTTTATTCCTATGGCTATAGTTGCTTTAATTACACATTTTGCAAATAAAAATATTGAGATAAGGTTATCAATAATAATCATATGCTTTGGACTTGTTGGAGCATTTATAGGGTCAACAATAGCAGTTAGTACAAAACCAGATATACTTAGAAAGTTGTTTGCAATCTTTTTGTTTTTAATGGGGTTATATGAAATATATAAAAAACCTGTAAAATAA
- the yunB gene encoding sporulation protein YunB gives MSRGRNKKKRTFIIIVTLLVFLTYGFIIVDRNLKPTVLAISEVKARVIATQAINDAVKAKLKDEVKYKDLIFVKYDSEGKVTMMQANTVLMNSIASDVALEVQNNIMQIATKEIKVPLGNALKSQLLAQWGPKIKIKIVPKGTVTVDFATEFEESGINQTRHKIYLVVVTDVKVIVPLASDTVRIATNIPIAETVIVGDVPDNYIRVPEDEFMNIID, from the coding sequence TTGAGTCGAGGTCGTAATAAGAAGAAAAGAACTTTTATTATTATAGTGACACTTTTAGTGTTTTTAACTTATGGATTTATTATAGTTGATAGAAACTTAAAACCTACTGTTCTCGCGATTTCAGAAGTAAAAGCTAGAGTGATAGCAACTCAAGCTATAAACGATGCAGTAAAGGCAAAACTTAAGGATGAGGTAAAATATAAAGACTTAATATTTGTAAAATATGACAGCGAGGGTAAGGTTACTATGATGCAGGCAAATACAGTATTAATGAATAGTATTGCTTCTGATGTAGCTTTAGAGGTTCAAAATAATATAATGCAAATAGCTACAAAGGAAATTAAGGTTCCTTTAGGAAATGCATTAAAAAGTCAATTATTAGCTCAATGGGGTCCTAAGATAAAAATTAAAATTGTTCCCAAAGGTACTGTAACAGTTGACTTTGCAACAGAGTTCGAAGAATCAGGTATAAACCAAACAAGGCATAAAATATATTTAGTAGTTGTAACGGATGTTAAAGTAATTGTTCCATTAGCTTCAGATACAGTAAGAATAGCAACTAATATACCAATAGCAGAGACAGTTATAGTTGGAGATGTACCTGATAATTATATACGTGTACCTGAAGATGAGTTTATGAACATTATAGATTAA
- a CDS encoding HEAT repeat domain-containing protein, protein MKKEQLTWENIRNLEEHHITYLLYKEGKSIETISAIRRMDKNEVEKQIIKAKIDLNSNIENDLLINVISMNKEERLKYINGMNDSDKEKLIKQIMRRYTKFKNTEDRMILIWLIGELKDIRLLPYLRMELKSNSVNRRRLVCSALGKLKAVEGKKWLEEALDDKNPQVRQYAVKALKDIGDENTIEKIKRLLNNYSEKEYVKRAAENTIEEIKKKLVR, encoded by the coding sequence ATGAAAAAGGAGCAACTGACCTGGGAAAACATAAGAAATTTAGAGGAACATCATATCACATATCTTTTATATAAAGAAGGTAAGAGTATAGAAACAATATCTGCTATAAGAAGAATGGATAAAAATGAAGTAGAAAAGCAAATAATAAAAGCTAAAATTGATTTAAATTCTAATATAGAAAATGATTTGTTAATAAATGTTATTAGTATGAATAAAGAAGAAAGATTGAAATATATAAATGGTATGAATGATAGTGATAAGGAAAAGCTTATAAAACAGATAATGAGAAGATACACAAAATTTAAAAATACAGAGGATAGAATGATACTTATATGGCTCATAGGTGAATTAAAAGATATTAGACTTTTACCTTATTTAAGGATGGAACTTAAAAGTAATAGTGTGAATCGTAGAAGATTGGTATGTTCTGCATTAGGAAAGCTAAAAGCAGTGGAAGGTAAAAAATGGTTAGAAGAAGCACTTGATGATAAAAATCCACAAGTACGTCAGTATGCAGTTAAGGCTCTTAAAGACATAGGAGACGAAAATACTATAGAAAAAATTAAAAGATTACTAAATAATTATAGCGAGAAGGAGTATGTAAAAAGAGCTGCTGAAAATACAATTGAAGAAATAAAAAAGAAATTAGTGCGATAA
- a CDS encoding sulfite exporter TauE/SafE family protein, which yields MLIGFTNHVKYIYIFLGKSIFIYYLLMQQGDEMKITKNNIKLAAIGLTTGIVNGLFGSGGGTIIVPALIFIIGLEEHKAHATAISIILPLTLVSTIIYFRRGILRLDIALPVILGGVIGGFVGAKILNRIPNNILRKIFGIFMIIAAIKLVMK from the coding sequence ATGTTAATAGGTTTTACTAATCATGTCAAGTATATATACATCTTTTTAGGAAAAAGTATATTTATATACTATCTTTTAATGCAACAAGGTGATGAGATGAAAATAACTAAAAATAATATTAAGCTTGCTGCTATCGGTTTAACTACTGGAATTGTAAATGGTCTGTTTGGGTCAGGCGGTGGAACTATTATAGTACCTGCTCTCATATTTATTATTGGATTAGAAGAACATAAAGCCCATGCTACTGCTATATCTATAATATTACCATTAACACTAGTCAGTACTATCATTTATTTTAGACGTGGAATACTGAGATTAGATATTGCATTACCTGTAATTCTTGGTGGAGTTATAGGTGGATTTGTTGGAGCTAAAATATTAAACAGAATACCAAATAATATACTTCGTAAAATATTTGGTATATTTATGATTATTGCAGCTATTAAGTTGGTGATGAAATGA
- the nadE gene encoding NAD(+) synthase has translation MENVKKVCNELVDWLKEKVEEAGCNGLVFGLSGGIDSAVVAGLAKKAFPNNSLGIIMPAHSNEQDEEHARLVVEALDLDVKKVDLTDVFDKFIEAVNDDGSNRLATSNIKPRLRMTTLYYHAQKNRYLVCGTGNKSELTIGYFTKFGDSGVDLLPIADFVKYEVRELAKYLNIPEIIINKPPSAGLWENQTDEDEMGFSYKELDNYIKSGEAESEVKEKIERMNKASEHKRRMPLMFKRGE, from the coding sequence ATGGAGAACGTGAAGAAAGTATGTAATGAACTTGTCGATTGGCTAAAAGAAAAAGTTGAAGAAGCAGGATGTAATGGTCTTGTATTTGGTTTAAGTGGAGGAATTGATTCAGCAGTAGTAGCTGGATTAGCTAAGAAAGCTTTTCCTAACAATTCATTAGGTATAATTATGCCAGCCCATAGTAATGAACAAGACGAAGAACATGCTAGACTAGTAGTTGAAGCGTTAGATTTAGATGTAAAAAAGGTTGATTTAACTGATGTATTTGATAAGTTTATAGAAGCAGTTAACGATGATGGTTCAAACAGATTAGCTACTTCTAACATTAAGCCAAGATTGAGAATGACTACATTATATTATCATGCACAAAAAAATAGATATTTAGTTTGTGGAACTGGGAACAAAAGTGAATTAACAATTGGATATTTTACAAAGTTTGGAGATAGTGGTGTAGATTTATTACCAATTGCCGATTTTGTTAAATATGAGGTTAGAGAATTAGCAAAGTATCTAAATATACCAGAAATAATTATTAATAAACCACCGTCTGCTGGACTATGGGAAAATCAAACAGATGAAGATGAAATGGGCTTTAGTTATAAGGAATTAGATAATTACATAAAAAGTGGTGAAGCAGAGTCAGAAGTAAAGGAAAAAATCGAAAGAATGAATAAAGCTAGTGAGCACAAAAGAAGAATGCCACTTATGTTTAAAAGAGGAGAGTAG
- a CDS encoding DUF3189 family protein, with protein sequence MHIIYHCVGGTHSSAIAAAIHLGILPKNEKPNKKQILDIPYFDTLTKSYHGKIIFRGTDKNQNKVYTLSRQFAPDLVIPAVKDAWKIAGANCNELLLVDTMPAVNIWMKIGGFSSRRLNLVSFGRPIVTKGTQIAFFDIVKIVDNTINKLSH encoded by the coding sequence ATGCATATAATCTACCATTGTGTAGGAGGCACTCATTCATCTGCTATTGCTGCAGCGATACATTTAGGAATATTACCTAAAAATGAAAAACCTAATAAAAAACAAATACTTGATATCCCGTATTTTGACACTTTAACCAAATCATATCACGGTAAAATAATTTTTAGAGGTACAGATAAAAATCAAAACAAAGTTTATACATTAAGTAGACAATTTGCACCTGATTTAGTTATACCTGCGGTAAAAGATGCATGGAAAATTGCAGGAGCAAATTGTAATGAGCTATTACTGGTTGACACTATGCCTGCAGTTAATATATGGATGAAAATAGGTGGTTTCAGTTCTAGAAGATTAAATCTTGTGTCCTTTGGGAGACCTATAGTGACTAAAGGAACTCAAATAGCTTTTTTTGATATAGTAAAAATAGTAGATAATACAATTAATAAGTTATCGCACTAA
- the hflX gene encoding GTPase HflX has protein sequence MLTDIKNNKKERVLLVGVDTKKINDFNIKSSIEELKELALAAETEVVECIIQKRDSIDPRLYIGKGKATEIARYCDELDVDTVVFNDELSGAQLRNLEEVIDRKIIDRTNLILDIFAKRATSKEGKLQVELAQLKYRLPRLIGLGNQLSRTGGGIGTRGPGEKKLEIDRRHILKRISEIEKQLQGLEEVRETKRKKRQGSSLPIVALVGYTNAGKSTLLNTLISKDETYTKEKEVFAYDMLFATLDTTLRRGTLPNGQNFLITDTVGFVSKLPTHLIEAFKGTLEEVKYADLILHVVDITNEDLDIQVKTTLEILKDLEVLNKPIITVFNKVDKGHIDEIHYKIDGTKVYISAKEGKNIDLLFKMIEENIPDKFYDVKLLIPYDNSKISSYLFDNTKVVKFEYRDNGTLIETILNEIDYKKYSEYIVD, from the coding sequence ATGTTAACAGATATAAAGAATAATAAGAAAGAACGAGTATTATTAGTAGGAGTAGATACGAAAAAAATAAATGATTTTAATATAAAAAGTTCAATAGAAGAGTTAAAAGAATTAGCTTTAGCAGCTGAAACAGAAGTTGTTGAATGTATAATACAGAAAAGAGATAGTATAGACCCTAGATTATATATAGGCAAAGGTAAAGCTACTGAGATAGCAAGGTATTGTGACGAACTTGATGTAGATACTGTTGTATTTAATGATGAGTTATCAGGAGCTCAGCTTAGAAATCTTGAGGAAGTTATAGATAGAAAAATAATAGATAGAACAAATTTAATATTAGACATATTCGCAAAACGTGCTACATCTAAAGAAGGTAAATTGCAAGTTGAATTGGCTCAACTTAAGTATCGATTACCAAGACTTATTGGATTAGGAAATCAATTATCTAGAACAGGTGGAGGAATTGGTACAAGAGGGCCTGGTGAAAAGAAACTTGAGATAGATAGAAGACATATTTTAAAAAGGATATCAGAGATAGAAAAGCAACTACAGGGATTAGAAGAAGTTAGAGAAACGAAAAGAAAGAAGAGACAAGGTTCATCATTACCTATTGTGGCACTTGTAGGATACACTAATGCAGGTAAATCTACACTTTTAAATACTCTTATAAGTAAAGATGAAACTTATACAAAAGAAAAAGAAGTTTTTGCTTATGATATGTTATTTGCAACATTAGATACTACTCTTAGACGAGGGACACTACCTAATGGACAAAACTTTCTTATAACAGATACCGTTGGCTTTGTAAGCAAATTACCAACACATTTGATTGAAGCATTTAAAGGAACATTAGAAGAAGTAAAATATGCTGATTTGATATTACATGTAGTGGATATAACTAATGAAGATTTAGACATTCAAGTAAAAACTACCTTGGAAATACTAAAGGACTTAGAAGTTTTAAATAAGCCTATTATAACTGTATTTAATAAGGTAGATAAAGGACATATCGATGAAATACACTACAAAATTGATGGAACTAAAGTATATATTTCTGCAAAAGAAGGAAAGAATATTGATTTACTATTTAAAATGATAGAAGAAAATATACCTGATAAGTTCTATGATGTAAAATTACTTATACCCTATGATAATAGTAAAATTTCATCTTATTTGTTTGATAATACAAAAGTTGTGAAATTTGAGTATAGAGATAATGGTACACTTATAGAAACTATTTTAAATGAAATTGACTATAAAAAGTATAGTGAGTACATAGTGGACTAG
- a CDS encoding CoA-binding protein, whose amino-acid sequence MDIIEKNKQEMMEKKVWAVLGVTQNKEKYGYKIWKKLKDNGYEVYAINPKYEEIEGEKCYDSLKDLPVKPEVVDFVVPPAISSKYVDEANELGIEYLWFQPGTVDGETIDKSEELGMKIVFHDCVLVALDE is encoded by the coding sequence ATGGATATTATAGAAAAAAATAAGCAAGAAATGATGGAAAAGAAAGTTTGGGCTGTACTTGGAGTTACGCAAAACAAGGAAAAATATGGATATAAGATTTGGAAAAAGCTAAAGGATAATGGATATGAGGTATATGCAATAAACCCTAAATACGAAGAAATCGAGGGAGAAAAATGCTATGACTCATTAAAGGACTTACCGGTAAAGCCTGAAGTCGTAGATTTTGTAGTACCTCCAGCAATAAGCTCAAAATATGTGGATGAAGCTAATGAACTAGGGATTGAATACTTATGGTTCCAGCCTGGAACAGTTGATGGTGAAACTATAGATAAATCCGAAGAATTAGGAATGAAAATAGTATTCCATGATTGTGTATTAGTAGCTTTAGATGAGTAA
- a CDS encoding YigZ family protein → MKDRYRTIHEYGSDEVIINKSRFIGYAKPISSEEEAIKFIEEIRTKHRDATHNVYAYVYGENSNIQRYSDDGEPSGTAGIPVLEVIKKEDLRNVAVVVTRYFGGVKLGAGGLVRAYIKGAKIGLEAAKIAEKVLYKKIKIRIDYTLYGKVENELLGRGYIIDEVTYDDAVNLFILCETERVEQLKKVVTEITSATAEIEENGQAYYSVIDGKIIK, encoded by the coding sequence ATGAAGGACAGATATAGAACAATACATGAATATGGTAGTGATGAAGTCATAATTAATAAATCTAGATTTATAGGCTATGCTAAACCTATCTCTAGTGAAGAAGAAGCAATAAAATTCATTGAAGAAATAAGAACAAAGCATAGAGATGCAACTCACAATGTGTATGCTTATGTATATGGTGAAAATAGCAATATACAACGTTATAGTGATGATGGTGAACCGAGTGGTACAGCTGGAATTCCAGTTCTTGAAGTAATAAAGAAAGAAGATTTACGAAATGTAGCAGTGGTGGTTACTAGATACTTTGGTGGAGTAAAATTAGGTGCAGGTGGATTAGTAAGAGCATATATTAAAGGAGCTAAAATAGGATTAGAAGCTGCCAAAATTGCTGAAAAGGTACTTTATAAAAAAATAAAAATAAGAATTGATTATACTTTATATGGAAAAGTTGAGAATGAATTATTAGGTAGGGGCTATATAATTGATGAGGTTACATATGATGATGCTGTAAATTTATTTATATTATGTGAAACTGAAAGAGTTGAACAGCTAAAAAAAGTAGTGACAGAAATAACAAGTGCTACAGCAGAGATTGAAGAAAACGGTCAAGCATATTACTCTGTAATAGATGGAAAGATAATAAAGTAA
- the cysK gene encoding cysteine synthase A — protein MKVVKNITELVGNTPMLKLNKVVESEVSDIYVKLESFNPGSSVKDRIALHMIEKAEEEGKLKKDSVIVEPTSGNTGIGISMIGAAKGYKVKIVMPDLMSVERRNLMKAYGAEIVLTPGEKGMKGAIEKAKELVEKNPNYFMLQQFDNPNNPKAHIKTTAKEILKQMDKKLDVIIAGVGTGGTITGIAEVIKKEMPEVEIVAVEPYKSPVLSGGEPRVHKIQGIGAGFIPKVLNTELIDSIEKVRSEDAMEIMRKVARKEGVLVGISSGAAIYAAIKKAKKLGKGKRIVVIAPDSGERYLSTGIFD, from the coding sequence ATGAAAGTAGTAAAAAATATTACAGAGCTTGTTGGAAACACTCCGATGTTAAAATTAAATAAAGTTGTAGAAAGTGAAGTTTCTGATATATATGTAAAATTAGAGTCTTTTAATCCAGGAAGTAGTGTTAAAGATAGAATAGCATTACATATGATAGAAAAAGCAGAAGAGGAAGGTAAACTAAAAAAAGATTCTGTCATTGTAGAGCCTACAAGTGGTAATACTGGAATAGGTATTTCAATGATAGGAGCAGCAAAAGGGTATAAAGTAAAAATAGTAATGCCTGATTTAATGAGTGTTGAAAGAAGAAATTTAATGAAGGCTTATGGAGCTGAAATAGTATTAACACCAGGTGAAAAAGGAATGAAAGGAGCAATTGAAAAAGCAAAGGAACTAGTTGAAAAAAATCCAAATTACTTTATGCTTCAGCAGTTTGATAATCCTAATAATCCTAAAGCACATATAAAAACTACAGCAAAAGAAATTCTAAAACAAATGGATAAAAAACTAGATGTTATCATAGCAGGTGTAGGTACTGGAGGTACGATTACTGGAATAGCTGAAGTTATTAAAAAAGAAATGCCTGAAGTAGAGATAGTAGCAGTAGAACCTTATAAATCACCTGTATTATCAGGTGGAGAGCCTAGAGTACATAAGATTCAAGGGATAGGAGCTGGGTTTATACCTAAAGTATTAAATACTGAACTGATAGATAGTATAGAAAAAGTGAGAAGTGAAGATGCTATGGAAATTATGAGGAAGGTAGCAAGAAAAGAAGGTGTTTTAGTAGGAATATCATCAGGAGCTGCTATATATGCTGCAATAAAGAAGGCAAAGAAATTAGGTAAAGGTAAGAGAATAGTAGTTATAGCTCCTGATAGTGGTGAAAGATACTTGAGTACGGGAATATTTGACTAA